A stretch of Halomonas elongata DSM 2581 DNA encodes these proteins:
- a CDS encoding glycine cleavage T C-terminal barrel domain-containing protein has product MTHNVNFQQSIDQSERRVPVNLRQSGDPGIQLLLSNRVRKSPYWHLSVEAGCWKATVYNRMYHPRAYVRPEDGGAMEEYRALVNDVTLWNVAVERPIRVKGPEAEAFCNYVCTRDVTRVPSMMGRYVVLCDEHGRVLNDPVMLRVAEDEFWFTISDSDLAYWFRGVNHGMRFDVEIDEIDVSPLQVQGPKSEDLLADLVGEAVREVPYYGLMAARIEGVDVFISQTGFSGEKGYEVYAHDSTLNAETVWNAILDVGEQYNLMVIAPAHHRRIAAGILSYGQDLDHETNPFQCNLGHMVPKAKEADYIGKEALERTRELVKAGRPPFSHQLVGLKLDGKPIEDYAPDFWLVGPDAGSEPNGWITSPWYSPELGTNIAMAYVPVSSAELGTELVAWLPDEFLDIPGQPVAATVCEMPFRESVNPSSRERAKAAGRDYAY; this is encoded by the coding sequence ATGACACATAACGTCAACTTCCAGCAGTCCATCGACCAGAGCGAGCGCCGGGTGCCGGTCAACCTCCGTCAGAGTGGCGACCCTGGCATTCAGCTATTGCTCTCCAATCGGGTTCGCAAGTCTCCCTACTGGCACCTCTCCGTCGAGGCCGGCTGCTGGAAGGCCACCGTCTACAATCGCATGTATCACCCCCGCGCCTATGTGCGCCCCGAGGATGGCGGCGCCATGGAGGAATACCGCGCGCTGGTCAACGACGTGACCCTGTGGAACGTCGCCGTCGAGCGGCCCATTCGCGTCAAGGGCCCCGAGGCAGAGGCCTTCTGCAACTACGTCTGCACTCGTGACGTGACCCGGGTGCCATCCATGATGGGGCGCTATGTGGTGCTCTGCGACGAACACGGCCGTGTGCTCAACGACCCGGTCATGCTGCGCGTCGCCGAGGACGAGTTCTGGTTCACCATCAGCGATTCGGACCTGGCCTACTGGTTCCGGGGGGTCAATCATGGCATGCGCTTCGACGTCGAGATCGACGAGATCGACGTCAGCCCGCTTCAGGTTCAAGGACCTAAGTCCGAGGACCTGCTGGCCGACCTGGTCGGCGAAGCGGTACGCGAAGTGCCCTATTACGGCCTGATGGCCGCCCGCATCGAGGGCGTCGACGTCTTCATCTCCCAGACCGGTTTCTCCGGCGAAAAGGGCTACGAAGTCTATGCCCATGACTCGACCCTGAACGCCGAGACCGTCTGGAACGCCATTCTCGACGTCGGCGAACAATACAACCTGATGGTCATCGCACCGGCCCACCACCGTCGCATCGCCGCCGGCATCCTGTCCTACGGGCAGGATCTCGACCACGAGACCAACCCCTTCCAATGCAATCTTGGCCACATGGTGCCCAAGGCCAAGGAGGCGGACTACATCGGTAAAGAAGCCCTGGAGCGCACCCGGGAACTGGTCAAGGCCGGTCGGCCTCCGTTCAGCCACCAACTGGTGGGGCTCAAGCTCGATGGCAAGCCCATCGAAGACTACGCACCGGACTTCTGGCTGGTAGGCCCGGATGCCGGCAGCGAACCCAATGGCTGGATCACCTCGCCCTGGTATTCGCCGGAACTCGGCACCAACATCGCCATGGCCTATGTGCCCGTCTCTTCGGCAGAACTGGGTACCGAACTGGTGGCCTGGCTACCCGACGAATTCCTCGACATTCCAGGACAGCCGGTAGCCGCGACAGTCTGCGAGATGCCCTTCCGCGAATCGGTCAATCCAAGCTCTCGTGAACGTGCCAAGGCGGCCGGTCGCGATTATGCCTACTGA
- a CDS encoding acyl-CoA thioesterase, with product MSDALNALVDLLALEPLEENLFRGRSQDLGLPQLFGGQVLGQALSAATHTVSAERRVHSLHGYFLRPGDAQMPVVYQVDAVRDGASFTTRRITAIQKGRPIFFCSASFHGEETSIAHQPRMPEVTPPECPEESDAGVTRFPGHPIEFRHLEDSAEPGQPARKRLWFRLAGELPDDPALHRYLLAYSSDFNLLTTSLVPHDLVFGDPRLQIASLDHALWFHHDVKVNDWLLYDMDSPWAGGARGFARGSIYDRDGRLVASSAQEGLTRLHEAPR from the coding sequence ATGTCCGACGCGCTAAACGCCCTGGTCGACCTGCTCGCCCTGGAACCCCTGGAAGAGAACCTTTTTCGAGGCCGCAGCCAGGATCTGGGACTGCCGCAACTGTTCGGTGGCCAGGTACTTGGCCAAGCCCTCTCGGCGGCGACCCACACCGTGAGCGCCGAGCGCCGCGTACATTCACTGCACGGCTACTTCCTGCGTCCGGGCGATGCCCAGATGCCGGTGGTCTATCAGGTCGACGCCGTGCGCGACGGCGCCAGCTTCACCACCCGTCGCATCACGGCGATTCAGAAGGGTCGGCCGATCTTCTTCTGCAGCGCGTCCTTCCACGGTGAGGAAACCAGCATCGCCCACCAGCCGCGCATGCCCGAGGTGACGCCCCCCGAATGCCCGGAAGAGAGCGACGCCGGAGTGACCCGCTTCCCCGGCCATCCGATCGAGTTTCGCCACCTCGAGGACAGCGCCGAACCCGGCCAGCCAGCTCGCAAGCGCCTGTGGTTCCGCCTGGCCGGCGAACTGCCCGACGACCCGGCGCTGCACCGCTACCTGCTGGCCTACAGTTCCGACTTCAATCTGCTGACCACTTCGCTGGTTCCCCACGATCTCGTCTTCGGCGATCCCAGATTACAGATCGCCAGTCTCGACCATGCCCTGTGGTTCCACCACGACGTCAAGGTCAACGACTGGCTGCTCTATGACATGGACAGCCCCTGGGCTGGCGGCGCGCGCGGCTTCGCCCGTGGCAGCATCTACGATCGTGACGGACGCCTGGTCGCTTCCAGTGCCCAGGAAGGACTGACGAGGCTGCACGAGGCACCGCGCTAG
- the tadA gene encoding tRNA adenosine(34) deaminase TadA, which yields MRSDEYYMHRAMDQARRAEAAGEVPVGAVVVDRAGEIVGSGFNAPVSDHDPSAHAEIRALRDAGTRLGNYRLDGCTLFVTLEPCLMCTGAIIHARLARVVYGAAEPRSGMVESRANLFAQPWYNHRVEVVGGVLAPRIAKHLKAFFAERRDTAEP from the coding sequence ATGCGCAGCGATGAGTATTACATGCACCGAGCCATGGATCAGGCGCGTCGCGCGGAGGCGGCGGGGGAGGTGCCGGTGGGCGCGGTGGTCGTGGATCGGGCCGGCGAGATCGTGGGGTCTGGCTTCAACGCGCCGGTCAGTGACCATGACCCCAGTGCCCACGCCGAGATTCGTGCGTTGCGCGATGCCGGTACCCGGCTTGGCAACTATCGCCTCGATGGCTGCACGCTCTTCGTGACCCTGGAGCCCTGCCTGATGTGTACCGGTGCCATCATTCATGCTCGCCTGGCCCGAGTGGTGTATGGCGCGGCCGAGCCGCGCAGTGGCATGGTGGAGTCGCGTGCCAACCTGTTCGCACAGCCCTGGTACAACCATCGGGTCGAGGTGGTCGGCGGGGTGCTGGCCCCGCGTATCGCCAAGCACCTCAAGGCCTTCTTCGCCGAGCGACGGGACACCGCCGAGCCGTGA
- the mltF gene encoding membrane-bound lytic murein transglycosylase MltF codes for MLASWFNHVRRRWRGYLTLCATLLLVLFPVLPSNEPGPHLQDVMQRDFISVHTRNTPTTYYEGRQGPTGFEYELMRRFADHLGVSLALNDDHNTTDVLGAVRQQGDMGAAALPLDPGREGVIFSRPIMPLQPLLVYRRGLPPPSSIEDLQGLEIGTLGGTGTDTVMRELQAEHPKLSWKESRDMEVASLLSQVANGDLDAAVVFEHQFRLNRLFFPEVEDGFRLGKPLSLAWAFPAGQGLGLVREANRFLADMQDNGLLQRLETRYFGRDNYLEYVGARTFISHAQKRLPDYAPLFRQSARDTGFDWKLLAAVGYQESHWNPEATSPTGVRGLMMLTRPTASDLGIEDRLDPAQSIEGGARYLRSLEQRLPESITGDDRLYMALAAYNVGLGHLYDARDITRQRGGDPDAWEDVRRSLPLLQESGWYEKTRHGYARGGEPVIYVRNIRRYHEILAYVDRSQEQFHPLNARLPEEASRETFDVIPPST; via the coding sequence ATGCTCGCATCCTGGTTCAACCATGTCCGCCGCCGCTGGCGCGGTTACCTGACATTGTGCGCCACCCTGCTGCTCGTGCTGTTCCCTGTGTTGCCGAGCAACGAGCCGGGGCCGCACCTGCAGGACGTGATGCAACGGGACTTCATCAGCGTGCATACCCGCAACACCCCGACCACCTATTATGAAGGCCGCCAGGGGCCCACCGGGTTCGAATACGAGCTGATGCGGCGCTTTGCCGACCATCTCGGCGTCAGCCTGGCACTCAATGATGACCACAACACCACCGATGTACTCGGTGCGGTGCGTCAGCAAGGCGACATGGGCGCCGCCGCCCTGCCACTCGATCCAGGGCGCGAGGGAGTGATCTTCAGTCGCCCGATCATGCCGCTGCAGCCCTTGCTGGTCTACCGCCGCGGCCTGCCGCCGCCCAGCAGCATCGAAGACCTCCAGGGCCTGGAGATCGGCACCCTTGGAGGGACCGGCACCGATACCGTCATGCGCGAGCTCCAGGCCGAGCACCCGAAATTGAGCTGGAAGGAATCCCGCGACATGGAGGTCGCTTCGCTGCTGAGCCAGGTCGCGAACGGCGACCTGGACGCCGCCGTGGTCTTCGAGCATCAGTTCCGGCTCAATCGCCTGTTCTTCCCCGAAGTCGAAGACGGCTTCCGCTTGGGCAAGCCGCTATCACTGGCCTGGGCCTTTCCCGCCGGACAGGGCCTGGGACTGGTCCGCGAGGCCAATCGCTTCCTCGCCGACATGCAGGACAACGGCCTGCTCCAGCGACTCGAGACGCGCTATTTCGGCCGCGACAACTATCTCGAATACGTCGGCGCGCGCACCTTCATCTCTCACGCCCAGAAGCGGTTGCCGGACTACGCACCACTGTTCCGCCAGTCCGCCCGCGACACTGGCTTCGACTGGAAGCTGCTGGCCGCGGTGGGCTATCAGGAGTCCCACTGGAATCCCGAGGCCACCTCCCCCACCGGCGTACGCGGGCTCATGATGCTGACCCGCCCCACCGCCAGTGATCTGGGTATCGAGGATCGCCTCGACCCGGCACAAAGCATCGAGGGCGGTGCACGCTACCTGCGAAGTCTCGAGCAACGACTGCCCGAGTCGATCACCGGCGACGACCGCCTCTACATGGCGCTGGCGGCCTACAACGTGGGCCTGGGTCACCTCTACGACGCACGCGACATCACCCGTCAGCGCGGCGGCGATCCCGATGCCTGGGAGGATGTACGACGCTCGTTGCCGCTGCTCCAGGAGAGCGGCTGGTATGAAAAGACCCGTCATGGCTATGCCCGCGGCGGCGAACCGGTGATCTATGTCCGCAACATTCGCCGCTATCACGAGATCCTGGCCTATGTGGACCGCAGCCAGGAGCAGTTCCATCCGCTCAACGCCCGGCTGCCCGAAGAGGCGAGTCGCGAGACGTTCGACGTCATCCCGCCCAGCACCTGA